A genomic window from Sulfurimonas sp. includes:
- a CDS encoding nitrate- and nitrite sensing domain-containing protein, whose protein sequence is MKNISIKARLSVLAIVPIMVILALSVGRIFYDIGIKENLTITKNRILEVESLAKAIHFMQIERGLSVGFSASNGAKNKDMLPEIRQKADSAIGEIREVYAKTKGDSSILNNLSELSQKRSAIDSLSMSAPDVGAYYSKIIVSIIDSATIIPSLMDDKDGRNTIQAYTHLASAKEQLGQIRANLNGAFTKDGFAGNTYFTFGGSIGAYKVNSRKFATLAPQELKKFYESTFKGDAIDKTFAMIDIAQAKGQAGEFGVDPSAWFTNATTSIDLLRNVELELYKNIYKLIDEKIEKQSLNIMMLSAGLIIGITLFAFFILYLTKTSISKPIENFKNTLLTISTNHDLTIKADENAPLELSEMAQGFNKLI, encoded by the coding sequence ATGAAAAACATAAGCATAAAAGCAAGATTGTCTGTTCTAGCAATAGTTCCTATTATGGTTATTTTGGCGCTGTCCGTAGGCAGAATATTTTATGACATCGGCATAAAAGAGAACCTTACAATCACAAAAAACCGTATTTTAGAAGTTGAATCTTTGGCAAAAGCGATTCATTTTATGCAAATAGAGAGAGGGTTAAGCGTCGGATTTAGCGCAAGTAACGGTGCAAAAAACAAAGATATGCTACCTGAAATAAGACAAAAAGCAGATAGTGCAATCGGCGAAATCAGAGAAGTTTATGCAAAAACAAAAGGTGACAGTTCCATTTTAAACAACTTAAGCGAACTCAGTCAAAAAAGATCTGCCATAGACAGTCTCTCTATGAGCGCACCTGATGTCGGAGCTTACTATTCCAAAATTATCGTCTCTATTATAGACAGTGCTACAATCATACCGTCTCTTATGGATGATAAAGATGGAAGAAACACCATTCAGGCGTACACACACTTGGCTTCGGCAAAAGAGCAGCTTGGGCAGATTAGAGCAAATCTAAACGGCGCTTTTACAAAAGACGGTTTTGCGGGAAACACATATTTTACTTTTGGCGGCAGCATAGGAGCTTATAAAGTAAATTCAAGAAAGTTCGCTACTCTGGCTCCCCAAGAGCTAAAAAAGTTTTATGAAAGCACATTTAAAGGGGATGCGATAGATAAAACTTTTGCAATGATTGATATAGCACAAGCCAAAGGTCAAGCAGGTGAATTTGGCGTTGATCCGTCAGCTTGGTTTACAAATGCTACGACTTCGATTGACCTGCTTAGAAATGTAGAGCTTGAGTTATATAAAAATATTTATAAATTAATAGATGAAAAGATAGAGAAACAATCTCTTAATATTATGATGCTCTCTGCCGGCTTGATTATCGGTATAACTCTTTTCGCATTTTTTATACTCTATCTTACAAAAACATCTATCTCTAAACCCATAGAAAACTTTAAAAATACCCTGCTAACTATCAGTACAAACCATGATTTAACCATAAAAGCAGACGAAAACGCTCCGCTGGAACTCTCAGAGATGGCTCAAGGGTTTAATAAGTTAATC
- the luxS gene encoding S-ribosylhomocysteine lyase produces MPLLDSFKVDHTIMPAPAVRRAKGMKTPKGDDITVFDLRFVRPNKEILSSEGIHTLEHLFAGFMRDHLNSDKVEIIDISPMGCRTGFYMSLIGTPDEVVVADAWRASMEDILKVKEQKDIPELNAYQCGTYKMHSLKDAKEIASEVLSRGIGVMDNDALALDESKVG; encoded by the coding sequence ATGCCGTTACTGGATAGTTTTAAAGTAGACCATACGATTATGCCTGCACCCGCAGTTCGCCGTGCAAAAGGGATGAAAACGCCAAAAGGCGATGATATAACGGTGTTTGATTTGAGATTTGTTCGACCCAACAAAGAGATTTTATCCTCAGAGGGGATTCACACGCTGGAGCATCTTTTTGCAGGATTTATGAGAGATCATCTAAATAGCGATAAAGTGGAGATTATCGATATCTCTCCGATGGGATGCCGCACGGGTTTTTATATGAGCCTAATCGGCACTCCCGATGAGGTGGTAGTAGCGGATGCTTGGAGAGCTTCAATGGAAGATATACTCAAAGTCAAAGAGCAAAAAGATATTCCAGAGTTAAATGCTTATCAGTGCGGAACTTATAAGATGCACTCGCTAAAAGACGCAAAAGAGATAGCTTCGGAAGTTTTAAGCAGAGGTATCGGCGTGATGGATAACGATGCCTTGGCACTTGATGAATCAAAGGTAGGGTGA
- a CDS encoding DUF2157 domain-containing protein — translation MEIRSVITAQQRTDQIKSFQAELQILKDENIISLSPEQNKTIAKYHQELLANYSLKFDVDTSKNEKQLSLGMKIASFLAALGLAFSIFFLFFQFWGDYTQNTQVVILILTPSLLLGVTIYLRKQQKGDYYTKISALLAFVAFVLNLFMLGQIFNISPSLNVFFVWSIFAFLLAYALNTRLLLGVGIIFFSFFLSAKVGVWGGGYWINLSEHPENFFPVAAILFLLSFIKHSKLTSFDIVYRYFSMLLFFLPVLILSNNGLSSYAEMDRHFIQGFYQIVGFSVSAFAIYIGINKGLSEVTNMGNIFFVIFLYTKFFNWWWDLMPKYIFFLIIGLSAVFILMILKRFKSKLLKNTLWRLS, via the coding sequence ATGGAGATAAGGTCAGTAATTACTGCTCAACAAAGAACAGATCAGATAAAATCATTTCAGGCTGAACTTCAGATTTTAAAAGATGAAAACATAATTTCGCTTTCACCGGAGCAGAATAAAACAATAGCTAAGTACCATCAAGAACTTTTAGCTAACTACTCTTTAAAGTTTGATGTAGATACAAGTAAAAATGAAAAGCAACTCAGTCTAGGCATGAAGATAGCTTCATTTTTAGCTGCTCTTGGCTTGGCTTTTAGTATATTTTTTCTTTTTTTTCAGTTTTGGGGTGATTATACGCAGAACACTCAGGTTGTTATACTTATTTTAACACCTTCTCTTTTGCTTGGAGTTACAATCTACTTGAGAAAGCAGCAAAAAGGTGACTACTATACAAAAATTTCTGCTTTACTCGCTTTTGTAGCCTTTGTTCTAAATCTCTTTATGCTTGGTCAAATATTTAATATCTCACCCTCTTTGAATGTTTTTTTTGTTTGGTCTATTTTTGCATTTTTGCTTGCCTATGCTTTAAATACAAGGCTTCTTTTAGGTGTCGGCATAATCTTTTTTTCTTTTTTTCTATCGGCAAAGGTTGGTGTTTGGGGTGGAGGTTACTGGATAAACTTATCAGAACATCCTGAAAACTTTTTTCCAGTTGCTGCTATTTTGTTTTTACTATCATTTATAAAGCATAGTAAACTCACAAGCTTTGACATAGTTTATAGATACTTCTCTATGTTGCTTTTCTTTTTGCCTGTATTGATTCTCTCAAATAATGGACTAAGTAGTTATGCTGAGATGGACAGACATTTTATTCAGGGTTTTTACCAAATCGTAGGCTTTAGCGTAAGTGCTTTTGCCATATATATAGGCATCAATAAAGGTTTGTCAGAGGTTACAAATATGGGAAATATATTTTTTGTCATTTTTCTTTATACAAAGTTTTTTAACTGGTGGTGGGATTTAATGCCAAAATATATTTTCTTTTTAATAATAGGTTTAAGTGCCGTTTTTATACTTATGATACTAAAAAGATTTAAAAGCAAACTTCTAAAAAATACTCTTTGGAGATTATCATGA
- a CDS encoding DUF4824 family protein, which translates to MKIFKSSWGLFVLAFILLFFANAVVLTGVYINRTMEATSQIVLTQRELQMPYKNKRENNGMSLKLVYRILNTDISKGSYNKIPAWLNAEKLKELGFDTTNRDQGTAHYKKPPTKEVFIVLEYDGEAYKKSLALAEENFVEKEVLFNAKKDDNRTKMDYENAKKRLNREQISESRLFAIDAGLEYEKLREEYPDKNTYIIVKGLVRLVYQNKIEKEQSASIQQLNTENIYLPYKFKHVLKDITTDDDLNNRVGSAPKYEVEIKYGIRYEPWISSVETI; encoded by the coding sequence ATGAAAATATTTAAATCTTCTTGGGGACTTTTTGTATTAGCTTTTATTTTGTTGTTTTTTGCAAATGCTGTAGTGTTAACAGGCGTTTACATAAATAGAACCATGGAAGCAACCTCTCAAATAGTGCTTACACAAAGAGAACTACAAATGCCATATAAAAATAAAAGAGAGAATAATGGTATGTCTCTTAAGCTTGTATATAGAATCTTAAACACAGATATAAGCAAAGGTTCGTACAATAAAATCCCCGCTTGGCTAAATGCAGAAAAGTTAAAAGAGTTGGGTTTTGATACAACAAATAGAGATCAAGGTACTGCGCATTATAAAAAACCCCCGACAAAAGAAGTTTTTATAGTTCTTGAATATGATGGTGAGGCTTATAAAAAGTCATTAGCTTTAGCAGAAGAAAACTTTGTAGAAAAAGAAGTTTTGTTTAATGCAAAAAAAGATGATAATAGGACAAAAATGGATTATGAAAATGCTAAAAAGCGTCTAAATCGTGAGCAGATATCTGAGTCAAGACTTTTTGCTATAGACGCAGGTTTGGAGTATGAAAAATTAAGAGAAGAATACCCTGACAAAAACACATATATTATAGTTAAAGGTCTAGTAAGATTAGTTTATCAAAATAAAATAGAAAAAGAGCAATCCGCTAGCATACAACAATTAAATACAGAAAATATTTACCTGCCTTATAAGTTTAAGCATGTTTTAAAAGATATTACTACAGATGATGACTTAAATAATAGAGTGGGCAGTGCTCCAAAATATGAAGTCGAAATAAAATATGGAATTAGATATGAGCCATGGATTAGTTCTGTAGAAACTATATGA
- a CDS encoding MnmC family methyltransferase — protein MDKLHEMVLSKDGSYTAYSKEYGEHYHSTKDGALYESLVKHVEPAFKIKQNQDEITVLDICFGLGFNTLATVYHHKKNSFASKLNIFSPELDAALVKSLVNFSYPKEFDELRHIIVELVNNGVYDEENLHIELFLGDAREYIKKFPKAKFDIVYQDAFSPSANPVLWTKEYFGDIKNIIKKDGILTTYSIALPVRLALYENGFNIYINSGEGFRDATVASLSPLNVFTGVDMEHKIKCNPDALSLRD, from the coding sequence ATGGATAAATTGCATGAGATGGTTTTAAGCAAAGACGGGAGCTATACCGCATACTCGAAAGAGTACGGAGAGCACTATCACTCCACCAAAGACGGTGCGCTTTATGAATCGCTTGTCAAACATGTAGAACCTGCGTTTAAAATAAAACAAAATCAGGATGAGATAACGGTTTTAGATATCTGTTTTGGTCTTGGTTTTAATACTCTAGCAACTGTTTATCACCATAAAAAAAACTCTTTTGCTTCAAAACTAAATATTTTCTCACCCGAACTTGATGCTGCTTTGGTAAAATCTTTGGTAAATTTTAGTTACCCAAAAGAGTTTGACGAACTTAGGCATATTATTGTAGAACTCGTAAATAACGGGGTTTATGATGAAGAAAATCTGCATATAGAGCTTTTTTTAGGCGATGCCAGAGAGTATATAAAAAAATTTCCAAAAGCAAAGTTTGATATAGTTTATCAAGACGCTTTTTCTCCGTCCGCAAATCCTGTTTTATGGACAAAAGAGTATTTTGGCGACATTAAAAACATCATAAAAAAAGACGGTATTTTAACTACATACTCTATCGCACTTCCCGTCAGACTTGCTCTTTATGAGAACGGTTTTAATATTTATATAAACAGCGGAGAGGGTTTTAGAGATGCAACAGTTGCCTCTTTAAGTCCTCTTAATGTGTTTACGGGCGTAGATATGGAACATAAGATAAAATGCAATCCGGATGCTCTCTCGCTTAGAGATTGA